One window of Quercus robur chromosome 5, dhQueRobu3.1, whole genome shotgun sequence genomic DNA carries:
- the LOC126728585 gene encoding tetrahydroberberine oxidase-like — MKLSVSSLVFALLFSFLLETSASTDENFIQCLTLHSGNGSISKLIYTSSNSSYSSILKSSIRNTRFSTPSTPKPQVIVTPLLVSQIQETLNCSQKHGLQVRVRSGGHDYEGLSYASPVPFVILDLINFRNISVDVENSFAWVQSGATLGELYYWIANKSRTLGFPAGVCPTIGVGGHFSGGGYGTLLRKYGLAADNVIDAHLIDVKGRFLDRKSMGEDLFWAIRGGGGASFGVIVEWKIQLVLVPSNVTVFTVNKNLEQNATKILHRWQYVADKFDTDLFIRVILSAVSSSQKGNRTVQASFNSLYLGGKDKLLPLMQKSFPELGLVSEDCTEMSWIQSILYFAGFPSGLSPDILLNRDPSITHFKAKSDYVKNPIPEVGLEGIWQRLLEKEAAAALLILSPYGGRMDEISESSIPFPHRAGNIYKIQHLVYWTEKGTAASEQYMSWIRRLYDYMAPYVSKSPREAYINYRDLDIGTNNISNTSYSQASIWGTKYFKNNFERLVQVKTVVDPANFFRNEQSIPPVSY; from the coding sequence ATGAAGTTATCAGTGTCTTCACTCGTATTTGctcttcttttctcatttttattggAAACTTCAGCTTCTACTGATGAAAACTTTATTCAGTGCCTGACCCTTCATTCCGGAAATGGCAGTATTTCTAAACTCATTTACACCTCATCCAACTCTTCGTATTCATCTATCCTGAAATCCTCCATCAGAAACACCAGATTCTCAACACCTTCCACCCCGAAACCTCAAGTCATTGTGACACCATTGTTGGTCTCACAAATTCAAGAAACACTAAATTGTTCCCAAAAACATGGATTGCAAGTAAGGGTTAGAAGTGGTGGACATGATTACGAGGGTCTTTCTTATGCTTCTCCGGTACCATTTGTCATACTTGATCTGATAAATTTTCGAAACATTTCTGTTGATGTAGAAAATAGCTTTGCCTGGGTTCAATCTGGTGCAACCCTGGGTGAATTATACTATTGGATTGCCAATAAGAGTAGAACGCTTGGCTTTCCAGCTGGAGTTTGCCCAACAATAGGTGTTGGTGGACACTTCAGTGGGGGAGGGTATGGCACATTGTTGCGCAAATATGGCCTTGCCGCTGATAATGTTATTGATGCACACTTGATTGATGTTAAGGGTAGATTCCTTGACAGAAAATCAATGGGAGAAGATCTATTTTGGGCCATTCGAGGAGGAGGAGGGGCTAGCTTTGGAGTCATTGTTGAATGGAAAATCCAGCTGGTTCTTGTTCCCTCAAATGTGACTGTGTTCACAGTCAATAAGAACTTGGAacaaaatgcaacaaaaattcttcATCGGTGGCAGTATGTTGCAGACAAGTTTGATACAGACCTCTTCATTCGTGTAATCTTAAGTGCTGTTAGTTCTAGCCAAAAAGGGAATAGGACGGTACAAGCTTCGTTCAATTCCTTGTACCTTGGAGGGAAGGATAAGCTCCTTCCATTGATGCAAAAGAGCTTTCCTGAGCTGGGTTTGGTGAGTGAAGATTGTACAGAAATGAGCTGGATTCAATCTATCCTCTACTTTGCTGGATTCCCAAGTGGGCTATCCCCAGATATTTTGCTAAACAGGGATCCTTCAATAACCCATTTTAAAGCAAAATCTGACTATGTGAAGAATCCCATTCCTGAAGTTGGGTTGGAAGGGATTTGGCAAAGACTATTGGAAAAAGAGGCAGCGGCAGCGTTACTGATCCTCAGTCCATATGGAGGAAGAATGGATGAAATTTCAGAGTCTTCAATTCCTTTCCCACATAGAGCTGGCAACATCTAcaaaatccaacacttggtgtaTTGGACAGAAAAAGGGACTGCAGCATCTGAACAATATATGAGTTGGATAAGAAGGCTTTACGATTACATGGCGCCCTACGTTTCTAAGTCTCCAAGAGaagcatatattaattatagagACCTTGACATAGGAACAAATAACATAAGCAACACAAGTTATAGCCAGGCAAGCATATGGGgtactaaatattttaagaacaactTCGAAAGGCTGGTGCAAGTGAAGACTGTGGTAGATCCCGCTAATTTCTTTAGGAATGAACAAAGCATCCCACCTGTTTCATACTAG